Proteins from one Cicer arietinum cultivar CDC Frontier isolate Library 1 chromosome 3, Cicar.CDCFrontier_v2.0, whole genome shotgun sequence genomic window:
- the LOC101509949 gene encoding uncharacterized protein has protein sequence MIKNSKEALKQEGHSNSNNDEKEKASSSNSLASQWSRLKDPRIVRVSRAFGGKDRHSKVCTIRGLRDRRVRLSVPTAIQLYDLQDRLGLNQPSKVVDWLLNVAKHEIDELPPLPNFPSHGNFNFGFPSINIEANTNTSQLNQQLLNINRNIPWEGSTSSQNSMWKLKPKEVTQEMVIDNKANYWMNRIEEDDDNNNKHGSNEGNNSSDHVLSSNNNNLLLQRTNHQASFLGLLNTMPSMGNYQWGGNSNVDVNSQLGNHIGFTNQTNVNVVTSLPPMLSLSTGNSQMMPYFPSHHHVNAMEMDNHHHQRQINHHNYQMLSSSSQNPLNNSLNNPSFNLAMMIPKENPSNKDQDFTPK, from the coding sequence ATGATTAAGAATTCAAAAGAAGCATTGAAGCAAGAGGGTCATTCAAACTCAAACAATGATGAAAAAGAAAAGGCTTCATCATCTAACTCCTTAGCATCACAATGGTCAAGATTGAAGGATCCAAGGATTGTTAGAGTATCAAGAGCCTTTGGTGGAAAAGATAGACATAGCAAAGTTTGCACAATAAGAGGATTAAGAGATAGAAGAGTAAGGCTTTCAGTTCCAACAGCTATTCAACTTTATGATCTTCAAGATAGGTTAGGGCTTAATCAACCTAGTAAAGTTGTTGATTGGTTGCTTAATGTAGCTAAGCATGAAATTGATGAACTTCCACCACTTCCAAATTTTCCATCTCATGGAAATTTCAACTTTGGTTTTCCATCTATTAATATTGAAGCCAACACCAACACCTCTCAACTTAATCAACAACTATTGAATATCAATAGGAATATTCCATGGGAAGGTTCAACTTCAAGCCAAAATTCTATGTGGAAATTGAAGCCTAAAGAAGTTACACAAGAAATGGTTATTGATAATAAAGCAAATTATTGGATGAATAGAattgaagaagatgatgataataataacaagcATGGAAGCAATGAAGGTAATAATTCTAGTGACCATGTTTTGTCaagtaataataacaatttgTTATTACAAAGAACCAATCATCAAGCTTCATTTCTTGGCTTGTTAAATACTATGCCATCAATGGGTAATTACCAATGGGGAGGTAATTCCAATGTTGATGTTAATTCTCAATTGGGAAACCATATTGGTTTTACAAACCAAACAAATGTTAATGTTGTTACATCTTTGCCACCAATGTTGTCTTTATCAACTGGAAATTCTCAAATGATGCCATATTTCCCTTCTCATCATCATGTTAATGCAATGGAGATGgataatcatcatcatcaaagaCAAATCAACCATCATAACTATCAAATGTTGAGTTCAAGTTCTCAAAATCCATTGAATAATTCTCTCAACAATCCATCCTTCAATTTGGCTATGATGATTCCTAAAGAAAATCCATCCAATAAAGATCAAGATTTCACTCCTAAGTGA